A single window of uncultured Pseudodesulfovibrio sp. DNA harbors:
- a CDS encoding HEAT repeat domain-containing protein: MKDPIVKRHSSLTWLAILSAILLLAPTQTWAKSFAGSKSCRDCHERFYELWAPSRHGTAMQPYTEIFAETNLTPHSTHLTIEKANYQAYVGKGQGYIIEKTDQGKKKLTIEHVLGGKYVYYFLTPMDKGRLQTLPLAYDVIKKEWFDMAGSGIRHSGGESVSWTDAAYTFNTSCHGCHVSQMRNNYDPKTGIYETTWAEPGINCETCHGPSSEHNRVCREAGKGNVPKDLKILGGKGKFTVKENSDACAPCHAQMIPLTGAFMPGDEFYDHFDLVTLEDPDWYPDGRDLGENYTHTTWSLSPCVKSGELGCVHCHTSSGRFRQKNDPKSACSPCHDNKVAEPEKHTMHTTGPDTPTCISCHMHKTHFARMDRSDHSMLPPTPATTIAYGSPNACNGCHTDKDAKWADKTVRTWRTRDYQTPVLHRAGLVDAARKGDWTKLSAMTTYIANKKSDPIFVTSLIRLLRTCPDTKKWPPLIAALKNPSPLVRSAAAEALGPPPSPQAAQALVVATGDPSRLVRIRAAAALNGVPMQITKGEHKTNLGKAQKEYMDSMTARPDMWTSHYNLGNYYMLGRDLEQASMAFEKAHELAPRAVPPLVNNAMAHARGGDLQGAEVLLMKALPLAPEDPAILYNLGLVKSEMGDTTEAEKYLRASLKADPQLARAAYNLSVIIGEKSPKESVTFAQTASDLTSNPRYTFNLAFAQHRVRQTEQARSTLKKSIQTWPEFTDAYLYLLNIAETDKQKAEAKALIGAALSSHTLSKTSRTRLKQAF; encoded by the coding sequence ATGAAAGACCCAATAGTTAAGCGACACTCCTCACTGACATGGCTAGCAATCCTCTCCGCAATCCTCCTGCTTGCCCCGACACAAACATGGGCCAAAAGTTTTGCCGGGTCCAAGAGCTGTCGGGACTGCCATGAACGATTCTACGAACTTTGGGCACCGTCCCGCCATGGCACCGCCATGCAACCGTACACCGAAATCTTCGCCGAAACGAACCTCACTCCACACTCCACCCATCTGACTATCGAGAAAGCCAACTACCAAGCTTATGTAGGCAAAGGGCAAGGATACATCATCGAGAAAACAGACCAAGGCAAAAAAAAACTTACCATCGAACACGTTCTCGGCGGCAAATACGTCTATTATTTCCTGACCCCCATGGACAAAGGTCGTTTGCAGACACTTCCTCTGGCCTATGATGTCATCAAAAAGGAATGGTTCGACATGGCTGGCAGCGGCATTCGGCACTCAGGCGGAGAATCCGTATCATGGACCGATGCCGCATATACCTTCAACACATCCTGCCACGGTTGCCATGTCAGCCAAATGCGCAACAACTATGATCCGAAAACCGGCATTTACGAAACCACTTGGGCCGAACCCGGCATCAATTGCGAAACCTGCCACGGCCCGTCTTCGGAACACAACCGTGTGTGCCGTGAAGCCGGTAAAGGAAACGTACCCAAAGATTTAAAAATCCTCGGCGGTAAAGGGAAGTTCACCGTCAAAGAAAACTCGGATGCCTGTGCGCCCTGCCATGCCCAGATGATCCCACTTACCGGTGCATTCATGCCGGGTGATGAATTTTACGACCACTTCGACCTTGTCACGCTGGAAGACCCGGACTGGTATCCAGATGGCCGGGACCTCGGCGAGAACTATACCCACACCACCTGGAGCCTCAGCCCATGTGTCAAATCCGGCGAATTGGGATGTGTGCATTGTCACACTTCAAGCGGCCGCTTCCGCCAAAAAAACGATCCAAAATCGGCCTGTTCCCCCTGCCACGACAATAAAGTCGCAGAACCTGAAAAACACACCATGCACACGACCGGACCTGATACGCCTACCTGCATATCCTGCCATATGCATAAAACTCATTTCGCCCGTATGGATCGCAGTGACCACTCAATGCTTCCTCCAACCCCTGCAACAACCATTGCCTACGGCTCGCCTAACGCATGCAACGGCTGTCACACGGACAAGGATGCCAAATGGGCGGACAAAACCGTCAGGACATGGCGCACACGAGATTATCAGACCCCTGTACTCCACCGAGCTGGACTCGTAGACGCCGCAAGAAAGGGCGACTGGACCAAACTCTCCGCAATGACCACGTATATCGCCAACAAAAAAAGCGATCCTATCTTCGTGACATCGCTTATTCGTTTGCTACGAACATGCCCAGATACAAAAAAATGGCCTCCCCTTATCGCAGCCCTCAAGAACCCGTCACCACTGGTTCGTTCTGCCGCAGCCGAAGCTCTTGGTCCGCCTCCTTCACCTCAGGCGGCACAAGCATTAGTTGTGGCAACTGGCGACCCAAGCCGATTGGTTCGTATCAGAGCCGCCGCAGCCCTAAACGGTGTCCCCATGCAAATCACCAAAGGGGAACACAAAACAAATCTGGGCAAGGCCCAAAAAGAATACATGGACTCCATGACCGCACGCCCTGACATGTGGACGTCCCACTACAATCTGGGAAACTACTACATGCTTGGCCGAGACCTTGAACAAGCAAGCATGGCTTTTGAAAAAGCACACGAACTGGCTCCACGAGCCGTCCCACCTCTGGTAAACAATGCCATGGCACACGCCCGTGGCGGAGATCTTCAGGGAGCCGAAGTTCTGCTCATGAAAGCATTACCCCTGGCGCCAGAAGATCCGGCCATCCTCTACAATCTCGGCTTAGTCAAAAGCGAAATGGGCGATACGACAGAAGCTGAAAAATATTTGCGCGCAAGCCTGAAGGCGGACCCACAACTCGCTCGTGCCGCATACAACCTATCTGTCATTATCGGAGAAAAATCCCCCAAAGAATCAGTCACCTTTGCACAAACTGCTTCCGATCTAACCTCAAATCCGAGATACACATTCAACCTTGCCTTTGCTCAACACCGGGTAAGACAAACAGAACAAGCCAGAAGCACATTAAAAAAATCCATACAGACATGGCCGGAATTCACCGATGCTTACTTGTACCTTCTCAACATTGCCGAAACGGATAAACAAAAGGCTGAGGCAAAAGCCCTGATCGGTGCGGCCCTGTCTTCACATACTCTGTCCAAGACAAGTAGGACCAGATTAAAACAGGCCTTCTAA
- a CDS encoding HAD family hydrolase: MKRVLRIGTLLIAFVLAVPVLGVAGQNTLDLWQEGAIKTAIVQFVEEVVNESGSNYLSPEDRIATFDMDGTILLEKPQYVVFDFAERQMLKRIEGDASLKNVQPYKAVAEKDMSYFSHDPYAENSLYAILLYATDGFTDAQYNAALAKYFAQVKDKRFGLSYNKLVYAPVIQLIDYLKAHQFTVYICSGSDPQFTRGFALEAAHITPENVIGTTVLTTWDREGKGVDFVRQHEFVKPINDKEGKPVNIRNKIGRVPVFALGNSGGDYHMLEYSKTAAYSLQMIVNHDDPEREYQYKDEEMRAMCLENGWHEISMKNDFKAIFAEVDGKK; this comes from the coding sequence ATGAAACGGGTCTTGCGAATTGGAACTTTATTGATTGCTTTTGTGTTGGCGGTGCCGGTGCTCGGTGTTGCGGGACAAAATACTTTGGATTTGTGGCAAGAAGGAGCGATTAAAACTGCCATTGTACAATTTGTGGAAGAGGTCGTGAATGAATCGGGTTCGAATTATCTGTCGCCGGAGGACAGAATCGCGACTTTTGATATGGATGGGACCATCTTGTTGGAAAAACCGCAGTATGTTGTTTTTGATTTTGCTGAACGACAGATGCTTAAACGTATTGAGGGTGATGCTTCTCTCAAAAATGTTCAGCCATACAAAGCCGTTGCTGAAAAGGATATGTCGTATTTCAGTCATGACCCGTATGCGGAGAACAGTTTGTATGCCATTTTGCTCTATGCCACGGACGGATTCACCGATGCGCAGTATAATGCTGCCCTCGCAAAGTATTTTGCACAGGTGAAGGATAAGCGGTTCGGTTTGAGCTATAATAAGTTGGTGTATGCTCCCGTAATCCAATTGATAGATTACCTCAAGGCGCATCAGTTTACCGTATATATTTGTTCCGGGTCTGATCCGCAGTTCACCCGTGGATTTGCATTGGAGGCAGCGCATATAACTCCGGAGAATGTTATCGGGACAACAGTGCTTACCACGTGGGACCGAGAGGGAAAGGGCGTTGATTTTGTACGGCAGCATGAATTTGTGAAGCCCATCAACGACAAAGAGGGCAAACCTGTTAATATTCGGAACAAGATTGGCCGAGTTCCCGTGTTTGCATTGGGAAATTCCGGTGGCGATTATCATATGCTAGAATACTCAAAGACTGCAGCTTACAGTCTTCAAATGATCGTCAATCATGATGATCCCGAACGAGAGTATCAGTATAAGGATGAGGAGATGAGAGCCATGTGCCTCGAAAATGGATGGCATGAAATCAGTATGAAAAATGATTTCAAGGCGATTTTTGCGGAGGTCGATGGGAAAAAATAA
- a CDS encoding fatty acid desaturase, whose amino-acid sequence MSDTHKLSIQDLRTLLKPFAKPNFSRAIWQIMDTYLPYFGLWGLLIYLLKNETSFFLIFPLLILAALLLVRIFIIFHDCAHGSFFTSRRANIILGFISGFLTFTPFTYWQRNHLIRHLRQSG is encoded by the coding sequence ATGAGTGATACTCACAAACTCTCGATTCAAGATTTACGCACCTTACTGAAGCCATTTGCAAAGCCAAACTTTAGCAGGGCCATATGGCAAATTATGGACACTTATCTGCCATATTTCGGACTGTGGGGATTGCTTATATATCTGTTGAAAAATGAAACGTCCTTTTTTCTAATCTTCCCGCTTCTCATTCTGGCGGCCCTGCTGCTGGTTCGTATTTTCATAATTTTCCACGATTGCGCGCACGGATCATTTTTTACCTCACGCCGTGCCAATATAATCCTGGGCTTCATCTCAGGTTTTTTGACGTTCACCCCATTTACATATTGGCAACGCAACCACCTCATCCGGCACTTACGCCAATCTGGATAA
- a CDS encoding fatty acid desaturase — translation MTVNEYRALSPFKRLGYRLYRNPLVFLGIGPGYSFLITQRFLHGWKGKNEHFSAIITNVAIVMIASLISLAIGFKTYLIIQLPIILIAGAIGVWLFYVQHQFEGVYWAHQKEWDPVKAAMQGSSYYKLPKILQWFTGNIGQHHVHHILPRIPNYKLQESYDKTPEMQTVPLLTFLKSLKSLKLNLWDEEQQKLISFKSLRG, via the coding sequence TTGACCGTCAACGAATATCGAGCACTCTCTCCGTTCAAACGTCTGGGCTATCGACTCTACCGTAATCCACTCGTCTTTTTGGGAATCGGACCAGGATACTCTTTTTTAATCACCCAGCGTTTTTTGCACGGCTGGAAAGGCAAAAACGAACATTTCAGTGCTATAATCACCAACGTAGCTATCGTAATGATCGCTTCCCTAATCAGTCTGGCAATCGGCTTCAAAACGTATCTTATTATCCAGCTACCAATCATACTCATCGCCGGGGCAATCGGAGTGTGGCTGTTTTACGTACAGCACCAATTTGAAGGAGTATATTGGGCTCACCAAAAAGAGTGGGACCCCGTAAAAGCTGCCATGCAGGGGAGTTCATACTATAAACTGCCCAAGATCCTTCAATGGTTCACGGGTAATATTGGGCAGCATCACGTACATCATATTTTACCGAGAATCCCAAACTACAAACTTCAGGAAAGTTACGACAAAACTCCAGAGATGCAGACAGTCCCGCTGTTGACCTTCTTAAAAAGTCTCAAGTCACTAAAACTGAACCTATGGGATGAAGAACAGCAAAAGCTTATCAGCTTCAAATCACTGAGGGGATAG
- a CDS encoding carbon-nitrogen hydrolase family protein, with protein sequence MKKSIVAALQIGSDQGTAATVERILGYETQINESGCSLLVLPEAILGGYPKGADFGTKLGYRTPEGREDFLEYWNEAIDIDGPEIAELCGLAKRCTTAMVVGIIERGGSTLYCTALFIAEDGTIAGKHRKLMPTATERLVWGQGDGSTLPVVETSAGRVAGAICWENYMPLLRATMYGKGMDIWCAPTVDARDIWVASMQFIAYEGRNFLVSACQYQGPPNGKTHRDPAWPADEPLIRGNSIIISPMGDILAGPLRGEEGLISAEIDLDDIVRARYDMDIAGHYARPDVFKLSVDERPRPTVSCITNDNSAE encoded by the coding sequence ATGAAGAAATCCATTGTCGCCGCATTACAGATCGGCTCGGATCAAGGTACTGCGGCCACAGTTGAAAGGATATTGGGATATGAAACACAAATTAACGAATCCGGGTGCAGCCTGCTGGTATTGCCCGAAGCTATCCTGGGCGGCTACCCAAAAGGGGCCGACTTCGGCACCAAGCTCGGCTATCGTACCCCTGAAGGACGCGAAGATTTTCTCGAATATTGGAACGAAGCCATTGACATTGATGGCCCAGAAATCGCCGAACTCTGCGGATTGGCCAAACGATGCACAACCGCCATGGTCGTCGGCATCATTGAACGCGGTGGCTCCACCTTATACTGTACAGCCCTGTTTATCGCCGAAGACGGCACCATCGCTGGCAAACACCGCAAGCTCATGCCCACAGCCACGGAACGATTAGTTTGGGGACAAGGCGACGGCTCCACACTGCCTGTCGTAGAAACATCTGCCGGACGCGTGGCCGGTGCCATCTGTTGGGAGAACTACATGCCTTTGCTTCGCGCCACTATGTATGGCAAAGGCATGGACATCTGGTGTGCGCCCACCGTGGACGCTCGCGACATCTGGGTGGCGAGCATGCAGTTCATCGCCTACGAAGGCCGAAATTTCCTCGTCAGTGCATGTCAGTATCAAGGGCCGCCGAACGGAAAAACACACCGCGATCCGGCATGGCCTGCCGACGAGCCTCTTATTCGCGGCAACTCCATCATCATATCACCCATGGGTGATATTCTGGCCGGTCCTTTACGCGGCGAAGAAGGCCTGATCTCCGCAGAAATTGATCTCGATGACATTGTCAGGGCACGTTACGACATGGACATCGCAGGGCATTACGCCCGCCCGGATGTATTCAAACTCTCTGTGGACGAACGGCCAAGACCTACTGTTTCTTGTATTACCAATGATAATTCAGCTGAATAA